The following are from one region of the Nocardioides marmotae genome:
- a CDS encoding ABC transporter ATP-binding protein, with protein MPSSTSAAPPATKPAVPPPTALELSGITVTFGGITALSEVDLAVVPGTVHGVIGPNGAGKTTLFNVACGFVVPDAGTISRAGDRLERLHPHDLAGLGMARTLQGLGLFDRVTVLENVVVGADRHARTGFLGSLLGLPGAAREERALRERAMEVLDRLGIGAYAARYPGSLPYPVRKRVALARALAAEPDLLLLDEPASGLGAADMDELGDLVRGLAAERAISVMLVEHHMDLVMRVCDEITVLDFGRRIAHGPPDLVRNDPAVLAAYLGEEVD; from the coding sequence TTGCCGTCGTCCACGAGCGCCGCACCACCGGCCACCAAACCCGCCGTCCCGCCGCCCACGGCGCTGGAGCTGAGCGGGATCACGGTGACCTTCGGCGGCATCACCGCCCTCTCCGAGGTCGACCTCGCGGTCGTCCCGGGGACCGTCCACGGCGTCATCGGGCCCAACGGGGCCGGCAAGACCACCCTGTTCAACGTCGCGTGCGGCTTCGTCGTCCCCGACGCGGGCACCATCAGCCGCGCGGGCGACCGGCTCGAGCGGCTCCACCCCCACGACCTCGCCGGCCTCGGCATGGCCCGCACGCTCCAGGGCCTGGGCCTCTTCGACCGGGTCACGGTCCTCGAGAACGTCGTCGTCGGCGCCGACCGGCACGCCCGGACCGGCTTCCTCGGCTCGCTGCTCGGCCTGCCCGGCGCGGCCCGCGAGGAGCGGGCGCTGCGGGAGCGGGCGATGGAGGTCCTGGACCGCCTCGGGATCGGGGCGTACGCCGCCCGCTATCCCGGCAGCCTCCCCTACCCGGTCCGCAAGCGGGTCGCGCTGGCCCGCGCGCTCGCGGCCGAGCCCGACCTGCTGCTGCTCGACGAGCCGGCCAGCGGGCTCGGCGCGGCCGACATGGACGAGCTGGGCGACCTGGTGCGCGGGCTGGCCGCCGAGCGGGCGATCTCGGTGATGCTCGTCGAGCACCACATGGACCTGGTCATGCGGGTCTGCGACGAGATCACCGTCCTCGACTTCGGCCGGCGCATCGCG
- a CDS encoding PucR family transcriptional regulator encodes MRPAQSAAAAPAGTSAGAAPARAWALLLDQADTIADSITLALFERDASLYERMGPELRVDVRESTRVHIRRGLEVLSGRRTQGSPTAIDIWRETGRRRARQGVPLELVLNAYMLGARVLWEALIARSATAPDGVVDDQVLLAAGGTVWSNLDVQNAVLIEAYRREAARLQRHDLQRQQSFLDALLEGRGADPDFADEARTVLDVGPDDTVACVVALYDDPPDSLGPAEDRLDKLGVVSRWHVRSGIYFGLLAGPLPDEPGIAELFAPYAAGRMGVATAPDGIAGFATAFQLATRAAETLPRAGRGVVPVSERLPEVLLAGSPQVAPLLLARTLGPILALPEAQSRTLLDTLAALLRHGGSPTHAAEDLYCHRNTVIYRLKQIEQLTGRSLADPRDKLLLDLALMACGSA; translated from the coding sequence ATGCGCCCCGCCCAGTCAGCAGCCGCGGCGCCGGCCGGGACGAGCGCCGGCGCGGCGCCGGCGCGGGCCTGGGCGCTCCTGCTCGACCAGGCCGACACGATCGCCGACAGCATCACGCTCGCGCTCTTCGAGCGGGACGCGTCGCTCTACGAGCGGATGGGGCCCGAGCTGCGGGTCGACGTCCGGGAGAGCACCCGGGTGCACATCCGCCGCGGGCTCGAGGTGCTCTCGGGACGGCGGACCCAGGGGAGCCCCACCGCCATCGACATCTGGCGCGAGACCGGCCGGCGCCGGGCCCGGCAGGGGGTGCCGCTGGAGCTGGTGCTCAACGCCTACATGCTCGGCGCGCGGGTGCTGTGGGAGGCGCTCATCGCCCGCTCGGCGACCGCGCCGGACGGCGTCGTCGACGACCAGGTGCTGCTCGCCGCCGGCGGCACGGTGTGGTCCAACCTTGACGTGCAGAACGCGGTGCTGATCGAGGCCTACCGCCGGGAGGCCGCGCGGCTCCAGCGCCACGACCTCCAGCGCCAGCAGTCCTTCCTCGACGCCCTCCTCGAGGGCCGCGGCGCCGACCCCGACTTCGCTGACGAGGCCCGCACGGTGCTCGACGTCGGCCCCGACGACACCGTCGCCTGCGTGGTCGCGCTCTACGACGACCCGCCCGACTCGCTCGGCCCGGCCGAGGACCGGCTCGACAAGCTCGGCGTCGTGTCGCGGTGGCACGTGCGCTCCGGGATCTACTTCGGCCTGCTGGCCGGGCCGCTGCCCGACGAGCCGGGGATCGCCGAGCTGTTCGCGCCGTACGCCGCCGGCCGGATGGGCGTGGCCACCGCGCCCGACGGCATCGCCGGCTTCGCCACCGCCTTCCAGCTCGCGACCCGCGCCGCCGAGACGCTCCCGCGCGCCGGCCGCGGCGTCGTCCCGGTCAGCGAACGGCTGCCCGAGGTGCTCCTCGCCGGCAGCCCCCAGGTCGCGCCCCTGCTCCTCGCCCGCACGCTCGGGCCGATCCTCGCGCTTCCCGAGGCCCAGTCCCGCACGCTCCTCGACACCCTCGCTGCGCTGCTGCGGCACGGCGGGTCCCCCACGCACGCCGCCGAGGACCTCTACTGCCACCGCAACACCGTCATCTACCGGCTCAAGCAGATCGAGCAGCTCACCGGCCGCTCGCTCGCCGACCCTCGCGACAAGCTCCTGCTCGATCTGGCGTTGATGGCTTGTGGGTCGGCCTGA